The DNA region GAATACTCAATTGGACCATACCACCTTTAATAGATTTGCCGCTTCCTTCGCGCGGCTGCGAGCTGTTTCCACATCTTCTGCGGCACTCAGTGCAACTGCCATTCGTCTGCCCGGTTTGCATAACGGTTTTCCGAATATGCGCACCTGCGTCCGCGGCAGGCTTAACGCCTCGCCGATTCCCGCGATCCGGAAGTCTTCTCCCTCCCGGCCCTCTCCGCCTTTGAGCGTCGCCGACGCACCTGGCGTCAACAGTTCTACAGAAGGAACCGGGAAACCCAAAATCGCGCGAACATGCAGCGCAAACTCCGACAAATCCTGGGTCACCATCGTGACCATCCCCGTATCATGGGGTCTTGGGGAAACTTCGCTGAACACAACGCCGTCCGGCGTGATAAACAACTCAACTCCAAACAGGCCGTATCCGCCCAGCGCGTCCGTGATTTTGCGGGCGATGTCCTGCGCCTCGCGCAGCTCTTCCTCGCTCATAAAGTGAGGCTGCCATGACTCCACATAATCCCCGTCCCGCTGAATGTGCCCCACCGGCGGACAAAACTCGGTTCCGGAAACCGAACGGACCGTCAGCATCGTGATCTCGCTCGTAAACGGCACAAACGATTCCACGATGACCCTCGTGTTTTGGGCGCGCCCGCCTTCCATCGCCATCCGCCAGCACGCTTGCACGTCTTCCCGGCTGCGGCACACGCTTTGCCCTTTGCCGGAAGAGCTCATGAGCGGCTTAACCACGCAAGGCAGTCCAAGTTCGGCAACCGCCGTTTCCAGCTCCTCCAAACTATCCGCAAACCGGTAATCCGCGGTCGGCAAGCCCAGCTTCTCCGCTGCCAGGCGCCGAATCCCTTCGCGATCCATCGTCAGCCTCGCCGCCGTGGCCGTCGGAATCACTGTAAAGCCCTCGCTTTCAAGTTCGACCAGCACTTGAGTGGCAATCGCTTCCACCTCCGGGATGATCAGATCCGGCTTCACTTGCAGAATTAGCGATCTTAAAGCCTCCGGATCCAGCATATCGATGACATGGGCTTCATGGGCAACTCCCATGGCCGGCGCATGCTCGTACCGATCGACGGCAATCGTGCGAACGCCCAGGCGCTGCGCTTCGATCACGACCTCTTTGCCGAGCTCGCCGCTGCCGAGCAGCATGATCGTTTTAGGGCTTCTTGATGCAGGGTTCCCCCACATGATACGATAAATCCCCCTTAACGCTGAGTTAACAACCATTTAACACTCTACTCTTATTTTCAGGTTTTATGGCCAAGATTGCAATACTTCTAATTAAAATTCGGGATAATTTTCGATAAAAAGTTACAAATCGCGAAACTAGGTTTCCACCATAACGTAATAGACCCTTTTTTAGCCATCCATTACCGGTGTGTTCCAGGTTCCTTGATTCCCAAATAGCCCAATACGGCGGTGTTGTCGCAGCTTTCTGGGATAATGATAGGTTCGGAGAACCGATTCTAACGGACATCCGTTTCCTCGCGATATCGGCCTAATTGAGCCTCCGCTTTTTGCCAATGCGCCAGCTCTTCCTCGGTAACCTTCAAGCTCTTCAAACTGTCTTCCCATTCGTGCCAAAGACCCGTGAAATATCCGGCGATTTGCTGCTTGCGCTTCTCGATTTCTCCGGCATAATGGTCGCGGAAAACGCCCTGCATGCGGTGCACAAGCTCCTGAAGCCGCTCCGTAAGCGGGCCCTCCAGCTTGGAGCGCAGCTGCATTTTTCCCTGTCCCTCAAAAAAAGCTTTCGGATTTTTGAAATACGGCCAATAGTCTTCCGGCGGAAAATAAGCGCTGTCCAGCAGGCCTTCCGGAATTTCCGGAGTGCTCCATTCCCCGGACGGAGCCGGCGCTTCAAGCGGCATATCGAACCGTTCCCCGTTCCCGCGGCACCATTTCTCCGCTTCCCTCGCCAGCAGCCCCTCCGCCTTCCGCTCCAGGCGCAGCGTCGTCGCCAGCAGCTCGCGCTCCAACTCGCCGGAGATTTGACTAACCCAGCCGCGCATGGCAATCGCGAAGTTCCGCTTCAATGGACCCGCGCCGTCCTGAAGCAGCGATGGGTGAAAATATTCCGCATACGCATCGAGCGCCTGCAGCCTTAACCGCTGTACGACGTGGAACAGCAGCTCTTCGTTCTCCTGATTCCATTCCCGGCCGATCTCGGCAGCCATAAATTCCTTGACCGCGGCTTCGAAAGCGGCGCGGCTGCCCGTCAGCGCGGCCAGCTTCCGTTCCGCCTGCTCCGCGTCGCTATCGGCCGCCGCGATCCATTTGGCCAGCCGCTCCTTCGTTTGCTCCAGCAGCGCGGAGGCGGACGCCGCGGCAAGGCTGCCCAAATCAACCTCCAGGAACTCGGCGAACTGCCGCCGGAACCGGGCAAAGCCGGGATCTTCGGTTGCTCCGCCTTGTTCCGCCCGCAGCGCCTGCAGGCTGGACAGCGCAAACAAGTTCGGTTCCCGGATGCCTGCGGTCTGCAGCCCGTCCCTTACGTACTCGACCACCGCCGCGAGTTCTTCGTCCGACGCCGCAAGGTCCGCCGCGTTGACGACAAAAAACATTTTGTCGAGCGCAAAGCTGCCCTTCATGCGGCCAAGCTGGCTGAGCAGCTGTTTGTCGGCCCGGGAAAAAGCGTGGTTGTAATAAGTGATGAAAATAATCGCGTCGGAATTTTTCATATATTGAAATGTAACGCCCGTATGCCGCGCATGGATCGAATCCGCGCCTGGCGTGTCCACCAGCACGATCCCCTGCTCGGTCAAAGGACAGGCGTAGTAAAAATCGATATCGGCCACAAAGCAGGCTTTCTCTTCTTCCGCCGCGAATCTTCCGAACTCGGCGGCGTCCGCGACGATGCTTTGGCCAAGCACGGACTCGGCGGCTTCCCAACCGGCCGCGGCCGCTTTCAGGAAGCTGAAATGCGCTCTTCCGGCAGCCGGGATCTCGGCAGCTTCGAGGCGTCTGACCGTTTCCAGCCAGCCTTTCTCCTGCCAAGCGCCAAGCCCCAGCGCCCCGAAGGAATACGCCAAATCCTCGACCATCGCTTCGCGGCTTTTGAAGCGGATGCGGGCCGTGTTATGGCGCTGCCCTTCTCCTGGCGCCATAACACGGATGATCGCCGCGGTCGTCGGATGCGGCGACACGGGCAGTACGGCTTCGCCCAGCAGAGCGCTGGCGAAGGAAGATTTACCGGCGCTAAAGGCCCCGAACAGCGCCACGGTAAACGTGCCGCTGCGCAGCTCGGCGGCGCGCCGGGTCAGCTCCCGCACCCCCGTCCCGAAGGCGGGGTGGGGAGCCAGCAGCTCCGCCGCGGCCGCAAGGCGCGCGGCGGCCTGCAGCGCGCGCCCGCGGGCCTGCGGCGGGCGCGGCTGCGTCTTGGCCGCCGGGGCCTCGCCCCCGGCGGCCCCCGCCTGCGGCGGCGGCCCGGCGGGCGCCGCAGGCGCTGCCGAAGGCGCCGCTGCAGGCGCGGGCGTAGGCGCAGACGCCGCCACAGCCGCAGGCGCCGTTACCGGCGCGGACGCAGCCGCGCCGGCAACAGGAAAGGCCGCGCCGCCGGCCGGGCGCGGCGCGGGTTCATGCACCTCCGGCAGCAGCCCGGAGGTGAGCGGCACGGGCGCGCCGAGCAGCGCGCCCAGGCGCGCTTCGCGCGCGGCCCGCGCGGCGGCGAGCTGCGCCAGCGCGCGGGCCGCCGGCAGGCGCGCCGCAAGCTCAGCGCGCCGGGCCGCAGCCGCGGCCGCTTCCGCCGCGCCGAGCGGCGACGGGGCCGCCAGCAGCGCGTCCAGCAGCGCCGCGGCCGCGCGCTTGTAGCGCCCGGCGACGCCCGCCGCCACCGCCGCGGCGTAGTGCAGCGTCGACTCGCCGGACAACATCGCCCCGCCGGGCAAAGCCTCGCTGATCCAAGCCTCCTCCGGCCGCGGCAGGATCGCGTCGAGCCGCTCCTCCCAGGATTCGTCCCACAGCCGCAAATGTTGGCCGACCGCCCGAAGCTCCTGGCGGACATGCCAGCCGAGCTGCGCTTCCGTCTGCTCGCCCAAGCCGCTCAGAAAATCGCCCAAGCGTTTGGCTTTTTCCGCTTCCGTTTTTCCGCCTCCGCCAAACCATCCCTTCACCTTGAAGCCCGGCGCCCGGCTTTCGAGGAATAACCCGGCCCGCTCGCGCAGCGCCGGCGTCATCAACTGGGCGGAATCGATTGCTTTGCCGATCCGGTCCATCCATTCCTGCCTGCGCTCCTGCCGGACGGACTCGCCGCCGGAAGCTTCGGCCCGCTCCAGCCGGGCCAGTTCCTCCTCCATGCTTGACACGTCGGTTTCGCCGCCCGCCTGCTCCAGCAGCGCCTCCCGCTGCGGCCGCTCCTTTTCCGCCAGCCGCGCCAGATGGTCCTTCACCGTTTGCGCCGCCGACATGTAGGCCCCGTAATCCAACAGCCCGGACCCCCGCGCCAAAATTTCCTTCATCGTCCGCTTCAGCGCCGGCAGCATATTGCCTTGATGATCTTCCCGCTTCAATGAAATATAAAAAATGCCCTGCATCCCGATGTTCCACACTTTAAAAGCCTGGTTCACCGATTCCCGGTACCGGGCAAAGGGCAGCTCTTCCTCCCGGTGCTTGTCGATCTGGTTTACGACCATATAAACCGGCTTGCCGTAATCGCTTAACGTTTTTGCAAAGCTCAGGTTTGTTTCCGACGATACGTGATTGTAGTCCATTACATAAAAAACGACGTCCGCCAAATGCAAGGCGGAGTGCGTGGCAAGCTCATGGCCGGCGTCGTTCGAATCGACGCCCGGCGTATCGAGCAGCGCTCCGCCTTGATCCAGCAGCTCAATCTCATCCCACAGCTCCACGCGCGTATAATCTTTGCCGTTGCGGGCATAGTCGGCGATATGCTCTACAGGCATCTCCACCGGCGGCTGGTCCGGATCGGACGAGCTTAATACCGCGCGCGGCTCCCCGCTGCGAATAAAAACGACATTCGCACTGGTCGGCAAAGGGCTGGCGGGCATCACCGGTTTGCCGCACAAACTGTTGATTAGGCTCGATTTTCCCGCCGAAAAATGGCCGCAAAAAGCGATCGTCAGCTCTTTCCGCTCCAGTTTGTCCTGAATCTCCCGCAATTCATCGGCCGCCCGGTCGTCCCCGCCTCCGCTCAGCGCGCCGCTCAGTTCCTTCAGTTTGCTCTGCATATCGTAATCGGTTGGTGCCGTAATCGGTTTCATAAAACAATCTCCGCCTTCCGCTCTGCGAAATCTAGTTTCATTTTGGAATATCAACATTTTAACATTTCATCGCCCGCTTGGGAAAGACAACATCGCACCCATAACTAAAAGCGAATCCATGCAAGAATTTAGCAAAACAAAAAACCTGCAATGTGCAGGTTTTAAGAAAGATTAATCGTGCAATTAACATTTTTCCTACTTCATACCGGCCAGCAATTCCACAAACTTGGTTGCTTCCGCCCCGGTCACGGGCCGATTCGGCGCAAAGCGGGTTGCGGAATCGCCCTTCAGGATTCCAGCCGCAACGGAACGCGCTATCGCTTCGGCAGCCCAATGCCCGCTCGGCACATCGCTGAACGCTGCCGCGCTGGCCGCAAAGGAAGCTTGCTCCAGCCCCGCATTCCGCACGAAATTATCGGCGATCGCCGCAAGCTGCGCCCGCGTCACGGCCAAATCCGGGGCAAACCGGCCGCCGCCGATCCCTTTCATGATCCCGGCCGTCGTATTCTGGCGAATGGCCAGATCCTGGGGCGAATTTCCGGTATCCGTATAAATGCCGGTGCCGATCACCTCGCTGAGCTTCAGCCGGTCAGCCAGTAGCGCTGCCAGCTCCGCGCGCGTCACTTGAGCATCCTGCTGCAGCGAGACCGGTGCGGCAGCTGTTTTTTTCTGCTCAAATAACCAATCGAACATCTCTTTATCGTTAAAAACAGGCACCCACGACCAATGCTTCAAATTTCCATAAAAACGGTTAGCGTCCATGAAGGCATCGTCATAAATGGTCAGCTTGGCCTGCTTGCTGCCCAGCTGAGTCAACGCCTCGTAAGCCAGCGTACTCGTCCGGCTATCCGTAATCGGGTCATTTTGCGCATGCACGAGCCAT from Paenibacillus macerans includes:
- a CDS encoding dynamin family protein; protein product: MKPITAPTDYDMQSKLKELSGALSGGGDDRAADELREIQDKLERKELTIAFCGHFSAGKSSLINSLCGKPVMPASPLPTSANVVFIRSGEPRAVLSSSDPDQPPVEMPVEHIADYARNGKDYTRVELWDEIELLDQGGALLDTPGVDSNDAGHELATHSALHLADVVFYVMDYNHVSSETNLSFAKTLSDYGKPVYMVVNQIDKHREEELPFARYRESVNQAFKVWNIGMQGIFYISLKREDHQGNMLPALKRTMKEILARGSGLLDYGAYMSAAQTVKDHLARLAEKERPQREALLEQAGGETDVSSMEEELARLERAEASGGESVRQERRQEWMDRIGKAIDSAQLMTPALRERAGLFLESRAPGFKVKGWFGGGGKTEAEKAKRLGDFLSGLGEQTEAQLGWHVRQELRAVGQHLRLWDESWEERLDAILPRPEEAWISEALPGGAMLSGESTLHYAAAVAAGVAGRYKRAAAALLDALLAAPSPLGAAEAAAAAARRAELAARLPAARALAQLAAARAAREARLGALLGAPVPLTSGLLPEVHEPAPRPAGGAAFPVAGAAASAPVTAPAAVAASAPTPAPAAAPSAAPAAPAGPPPQAGAAGGEAPAAKTQPRPPQARGRALQAAARLAAAAELLAPHPAFGTGVRELTRRAAELRSGTFTVALFGAFSAGKSSFASALLGEAVLPVSPHPTTAAIIRVMAPGEGQRHNTARIRFKSREAMVEDLAYSFGALGLGAWQEKGWLETVRRLEAAEIPAAGRAHFSFLKAAAAGWEAAESVLGQSIVADAAEFGRFAAEEEKACFVADIDFYYACPLTEQGIVLVDTPGADSIHARHTGVTFQYMKNSDAIIFITYYNHAFSRADKQLLSQLGRMKGSFALDKMFFVVNAADLAASDEELAAVVEYVRDGLQTAGIREPNLFALSSLQALRAEQGGATEDPGFARFRRQFAEFLEVDLGSLAAASASALLEQTKERLAKWIAAADSDAEQAERKLAALTGSRAAFEAAVKEFMAAEIGREWNQENEELLFHVVQRLRLQALDAYAEYFHPSLLQDGAGPLKRNFAIAMRGWVSQISGELERELLATTLRLERKAEGLLAREAEKWCRGNGERFDMPLEAPAPSGEWSTPEIPEGLLDSAYFPPEDYWPYFKNPKAFFEGQGKMQLRSKLEGPLTERLQELVHRMQGVFRDHYAGEIEKRKQQIAGYFTGLWHEWEDSLKSLKVTEEELAHWQKAEAQLGRYREETDVR
- the purT gene encoding formate-dependent phosphoribosylglycinamide formyltransferase, which encodes MWGNPASRSPKTIMLLGSGELGKEVVIEAQRLGVRTIAVDRYEHAPAMGVAHEAHVIDMLDPEALRSLILQVKPDLIIPEVEAIATQVLVELESEGFTVIPTATAARLTMDREGIRRLAAEKLGLPTADYRFADSLEELETAVAELGLPCVVKPLMSSSGKGQSVCRSREDVQACWRMAMEGGRAQNTRVIVESFVPFTSEITMLTVRSVSGTEFCPPVGHIQRDGDYVESWQPHFMSEEELREAQDIARKITDALGGYGLFGVELFITPDGVVFSEVSPRPHDTGMVTMVTQDLSEFALHVRAILGFPVPSVELLTPGASATLKGGEGREGEDFRIAGIGEALSLPRTQVRIFGKPLCKPGRRMAVALSAAEDVETARSRAKEAANLLKVVWSN